Below is a window of Mycoplasmopsis anatis DNA.
AAAACAGAATTCAATTTTTCTTTATTAATTACATCTCCCATTCATTTAAATCCGGTTGGAACTTCAATAACATTTAGTTTCTTGGAAGATGCTATCTTTGCTAATAAAGGACTAGAAACAAATGAATATACTAATGAAGAATTTTGATTATAAAAATTATTTTCCAAAAGATAATTGAATATTATTAATGCTGTTTCATTACCATTTAATAGTCTAAATTCACCTTTATGACTAACAGCAACACCTATCCTATCTGAATCAGGATCAGTTACTAATAATAAATCAATATCTTTATTTTTAGCAACACTTATTAACTCATAAAAAACTTCTTCGAGTTCAGGATTTGGCTTTTTAGCATATGTAAAATACGGATCTTTAACCATCTGCTTATCAGCAAAAAGGTAATTATTTTCAATAAAAATCTTCTCTAGGATTGTTGGTACAAAGTAAATTCCGGTTCCGTGAAGTGGACTGTAAACAACTTTTAAATTAGATATTTTTTTATTATTTTTATTTAAATTTGCAACGTTAATTACCTTATTAATATAATCATTCTTATCATTTATACTAACTAAATGTAAAAATTTATTTTTGTTTAATTGGATTTTATCAACATTTTTTATTTCAACATATTCATCAAAGTATTTTTTAATTTCAAAAACTTCCTCAGGTAGTAATTGATTTGCTTTGCTATTATAAAGTTTTATTCCATTATATTCTGCCGGATTATGGCTAGCAGTGATATTAATACCTAAGCTAGCTTTGTGTTTAAGAATTAAAAAACTTACAAAAGGTGTAGGCGAAATTTCTTCATTAAAAATAACATTTATTCCGTTTTTTGTTAAAAAATTTGCAAAATAGATACTAAATTCTTCAGACATGAGTCTATTATCTCTTCCAATGACAACTAGTTTTGAATTTTTTTTGTCATTATTTAAGTATTGTACAATACCATTAGCAATTTGTTTAACATAACCATAATTAAGTTTACTAGGACCTTCACCAATTATTCCTCTGATACCTGCTGTACCAAAATCTAAAAATTTTTCCATATTAAAATTATATTAAATAAAGTATTTTTAATCAAAAATTAATTTATTAACCATATTATGTAATGCTATATATCAAAAATGGTAAAATATAAATAATTTTGATTAAAGGAGGAAAAATGAACATAAAATCTACTTCAAAATGAAGGAATCTTCTATCTTCCTTATTTAAATTTAGAATTATAGATTTGAATATTTCAGCCTTTCTAGTAGCTCTTTTAATAATATTAACTTTTTTAACTAAATACACGGCATTCAAGATTATAAACTTGAATTTTGAATATCTTTTTTATATATTACTTGGATTTTTTGTCAGTTTATTTCCGGCCTTAATTGTCGCATTGATCGGAGATACTGTCTCATTATTTATTTCAGGTAATATTGGATTTTGACATCCAGTTTATGCCGTTGTACCACTATTAATTACCACTATATCCTTTTTCTACTTTAATGTACTAAGAAAGCTAGATCGGTACAAATTACTTGTTCCTAATATTTTTATAACTATTACTAATTTTAGTTTAATATTAATTTGTTACTGGCAGATTAATAATGCAATAGACAGTGATTATCTAAGAATTGGTAGAGTATTTGGTTTTACTAAAATTAGCATCAGTTTAATCTATGGATTAATTTGACTAATGATTGCCTTTCAAATAATTTGCATGATCACAAGTATTATTTCTATAGTTAAGAAAAATCATAAACTGAGTCAATTTTCAATTGCTTTTGGAATTGTATCGATAATAATTGTTATTTTCAGATGGTTTTATGGACCATATGCTTATTTTATCTTCTTACAATACGTGAATTATTCACCTTCAAGAGAAATTGCTAGTTTCTATCCAATTTGAATGGCTGCGTTTGCATTAAAATCACTAATTAGTATTCCAATTTATACCGCGATTCTATTTCCAACATTATTGCCATTTGAATTTTTAAGAAATCGCTATATTTTGCAGAATAAACAAAATCAATATTAAAAGAGGAATTATGTCAGAAACAACAAAAAATAAAAATCAACAAAAGTCAATGAGACAATCTAGAATTGAAATTATTCAAATTTTATATAAGTTTATAGTTTTAGAACATGAAATTGATCCAGCCATTGCATTTGAAGAATTTGATTTTTTGAATAGATCTCAACTTGAAAAACTAGATAAAATCGCCAATAACTATGAATTTATCAAAAAACTAATTAAAATCAATCTTAGTGCTGATTGATCATTTGAAAGACTCAATCCAATAATTAAAGCAATTTTAATAAATGCAACATATGAACTTTTTGTTTTAGATAAAGCAATTGTTATTAATGAAGCTTTAGAAATTGGAAAAATGTTCTTTGATATTGAAGATTTTCAAACTAAGAAAAACCTTAAATTTATTAACGCTTGTTTACAAAGTGTTTTTAATGCATTAGTTATTTTAGAAAAAAGAAACAGAAAATTAGAAAATCCAAATGAAGATAAATAAATTGAATAAATCAATTATTTTATTAAATGATTATTGCAAAAAACAAAATATACAAATTAAAAATGTATTTGAGTTTGCAGAATTTATTGAAAAAAATATTTATAAAATTTCCTATTCTGAAATTATTAAGCAAATAAAAACACATTTAGATGTAACAAATGTTTGAGAAGATAAATTAATTTTAGACTTTCTTGAGTTTTTGCTTTTGCAAAAATTTTACAATAAAATAAAGTTAAAAAGAAACTTAAACCCTTATGTGGGTCTATCTACCAATGAGATTATTGAATTAAACGAATATAAAAGAAACAAATATATTGATTTTTTACTTTCTTTAGAAAAATTTGATGAGCATAATGTTTTTATCCAAAATTTATTAAAAATAATTAAGTAGGTTTATATGAATGATATTGAAAAATTAAAAAAAGAAATACGTGAAGAATTCCCCATCCTTAACAATATAGTTTATTTTGACAATGCAGCTCAAAGCTTAAAGCCTGTTTCTGCTATCGAAGCTATTAAAACTTATTACACTTATGAATCTGTTTCTGTACGTACAGGTGATACTCCATTAGGTAATAAAATTAATCAAATTTATAAACAAACTAAGAAAAAAATCGCGCAACTAATTAATTCTGATCCTGAACAAATTATTTATACAAGTGGAACTACAGACTCACTAAATACATTTGCATTAATGTTTAGTCAAATTATTAAACCTAACAAAAAAATACTAATTTCAGCTTACAATCACTCTAGTAATATGTTACCTTGAATTGAACTAGCAAAATCAAGAAATATTCAATTTGAAATTACTGAAGAGATTTTAGATAAAATTGATGATAATGTTCAACTTATTTGTCTATCACAAAGTACAAATAATTTTGATGTTAAATACAACATTGAAGAAATTTACACAAAAGCTCAAAAATTTGGAGCGATTGTATTAAATGATGCCGCTCAATCAATAACTCATGAAAAAGTGGATCAAAATTATGCTGATGTAATAGCTTTTAGTACGAATAAACTTCTTGGACCTTCTGGTTTGGGTATTTTAGCTATTAAAAAAGATTTATTAAAAAAGATTAGACCAACTCGTTTTGGGGGTGGTTCGGTTCACGAAATTGCTCCAGACGGTACATGAATTCCAAAGGAAACTATTCAAGCTTTTGAACCAGGTACACCAAATATTGCAGCTATATACATGTTTAATAAATCTTTAGATTTATTTTTAAGAATAGGTTATGACAATATTCAAAAAATCCTTTTGGAATTATCAAACTACTTATATGAAAAGTTAAGTAAGTTAGAAAATGTTGAAATTTATAGTAAAAAAGGTTCGATCATCACTTTATTTAATATTAAAAATATCAATGCTCAAGATGTTGCTACTTATTTAGGTACAAAAAATATTTATGTCAACGCAGGAATATTTTGTGCACCTTTTGTAAGAAATATTAAGAGTGAACGTTCTTATGTTAGAGTTTCACTTGCGATCTATAATAATTTTAGTGATATAGACAAGCTAGTAAATGAAATTGAAAATGGAGGTGATTTTTATGGATTTTAACCAAAATCAAGCTAGAGAAATTATTATGAATAACTACGTAAATAATCCAAAAGATAATTTAAGTACAAATCATAAGAGGGTTTATTCAACTTCATGTGCAGATCTTTTGGAAATTGATCTAGATTTTACTGATAAAATCAATAAAATCAGCACTGCTTCTAATGGATGTGCAATATTTGTAGCCTCAACAAATATACTAAAGAAAAAACTAATAAACAAAGAAATTCAACAAGCAAAAAAACTTATCGAAAGATTTATTAAGTTTGTTCATCAAGAAATAGAACTCAATGATGAAGAAATTCAAGAATTGGGTGACTTATGAGCTTTTTATAATGTTAAAACACATTTAAATAGAATTGATTGCGCGACATTAACTGCTAAATATATTTTAGATGAACTCAAGTAAATTTATTTTTCATATTGATTTTGACTCATACTTTGTAAGTGCTCTTAGAAGTATTTTTCCAGAATTAAAGGATAAACCTGTTGTTATAGCAACAAAATCAAGTAAAGCGATAATCAGCTCAGCTTCATATGAATTAAGAACATTAGGTATTAAAGCAGGTGACTCTGTTGCGACAGCATTAAAGAAAGAACCAAGGACTATAATTGTTGAACCGCGATATGAACTTTTTAGTGCTTTAAGCAATGAAATCTTTAGACACTTATACAATAATTACACTAAAAAAATTGATGTAGGTTCAATAGATGAAGTATATCTAGATATGAGCAAAATAGTAAATAATAAAATTAATGCAATTAATCTTGCAAAAAGCATCCAAAAGGAGATTTTAAATAAATTTAAAATTCCAATTTCAGTTGGCATTAGTCATACAAGATTTTATGCAAAAATGACAACAAATCTTGTTAAGCCTTTTGGTGTTGGTTTTACTGGGAAAAATGATATTGTTAAAAATTTTTATTCATTAGATATATCAAAAATTTTTGGTATTGGTAAAAAATCCGAAACAAAACTTAAACTTTTAAATATAAATAAACTTGAAGATTTAGCTAATTTAGATGAACAAGATCCAATAGTAAAATCGGTAATTGGACAAAATGGTTTTAAGCTTATTTCTTCAATCAAAGGTCATGAACTATCTGAAATCGAAGACTTCAAGAGCGAAATTAAAGGAATAGGACTTGAAAGATACATAGCAGAAACTACTGATGATAAAGCATTTCTTGAAGATAAATTAAATTACTTTGCATGGAAAATTTCTTCGAAAATGCAAAATAGAAACCTTGTTACAAATAACATCGTTGTTGGACTACGCTTTGAAAATAAAACTTGATTTAACAAATCAATTAAATTACCAAACTACACAAACGAATACAAAGAAATACTAAAGCATGGAAAAATTCTTTTAAATGTGGTTTTTGATGAAGATAAAATTGTTTATGGTATAAGACTTAGAGCTAATGATTTATTGCCTAGTTTTAACGTATCGGTGAAGAGAAATTTATTTGAAACAGACGAAGAATCAATGGAAAAATCCGAAGTAGAAAAACTTGTAGAAGATATTAATTTTCAACTTAAAGGAAAGTTTTTACTAACAGGATCAGAACTAATGGAAAACAAAAAGAAGAAAAGACATCAACTAGAATTTATTGGTGAAGATATTGAAGAATAAAATATTACATTTTAGTAATATAATGTAAAATATAAAAGGAGAAATTATGAGAATAGGTATTTATGGGGGAAGTTTTGACCCAATTCATAAAGGACATATAAAAATAGCTGAAATAGCCATAAAAGAACTAAACTTAGATAAGTTATTTTTTGTTCCAGCTTATATCTCACCTTTTAAAACTAATAAAAATATTGTTTCTGCTGAACACAGAATAAATATGATTAATTTAGTTAAACCGGAAAAAACTGAAATTTGTGACTTTGAAATTAAAAGAAATAATCCAAGCTACACAATTGATACAGTTAAATATTTAAAAAATAAATATAAAGAAGATAATTTATTTTTAATAATTGGAAGCGATAATATTAATTTACTACACAAATGAAAAGATATTGATGAAATTGCATCTCTTGTAAAAATTGCTGTTTTTAGAAGAACAAAAAATATTAACAAAACAAATATTAAAAAATACGATTGCTTACTATTACAAAATTCTATATATGAGTATTCATCTACAGAATTTAAAAAAGGATATTTAGATACTGTAGATAATAAAGTTATCAATTACATTGGTGAAAATAAATTGTATTCGAAAGAATTAGTTCACAATATGTTAAGTGCTAAAAGAGCCAAACATTGCGTTGCTACTGCAGAATTTGCAACATCATTAGCTAAAAGCGTTGGATATGATGCTAAAAAAGCTTACTTTGCTGGTTTATTTCATGATATTGCTAAAGAGTGAGAGCCTAATAAGTCATTAGAATTTATAAGAAGCATTTTAGGAGAAGAAGTTAATGTTCCAAAGCATGAACTTCATCAAATCTCTGGTTCACTTTGAGTTAAATATATTTATAAAATAAATGATGAGGATATAACTCATGCAATAAGAGTGCACACAACAATGAACGAAAATGGTGTATCTAAATTAAATACACTAGACAAGATTATATATATTGCTGACAAAATTTGTATGGGCAGAAAGTTTCCTGGAATCCAAAAATTAAGGGAAATCGTTCATGAAGACTTAAATAAAGGTTTTGCATTAGTTGTTAAAAAAACATATATGTTTGAGAAAGAAAAAGGTACAAAATTCTCTGATTGACAAGAAAAAATTTACCTAGACTACATTAAAGAGGTTGAAAATTATGAAGCATAGATTACAAAAAATCCTTTCTGAATCTGGTATAGCATCAAGAAGAAATTCAGAACAATTAATCAAAGATGGCAGAGTAAAATTAAACGGTAAAATAGCAACTTTAGGAGACAAAGCTTCATTTGGTGATGAAATTTTAGTAGATGATAAACCAATTAAGCGAGAAGAAAAAGTCTACTTTGTAATGAATAAACCTCCCAAAACTGTTTGTACATTAAAAGATAATTTTAATAGAACAACTGTTACAAGTTTAGTTGATACAAAAGCTAAAATTTTTCCTGTAGGTAGATTAGATTACGACACAACAGGTGTTCTACTTTTAACAAATGATGGCGATTTGTGTAATAAATTAATTCACCCAAGATATCAAATTTTAAGAAAATATAGAGCTAGATT
It encodes the following:
- a CDS encoding phospho-sugar mutase codes for the protein MEKFLDFGTAGIRGIIGEGPSKLNYGYVKQIANGIVQYLNNDKKNSKLVVIGRDNRLMSEEFSIYFANFLTKNGINVIFNEEISPTPFVSFLILKHKASLGINITASHNPAEYNGIKLYNSKANQLLPEEVFEIKKYFDEYVEIKNVDKIQLNKNKFLHLVSINDKNDYINKVINVANLNKNNKKISNLKVVYSPLHGTGIYFVPTILEKIFIENNYLFADKQMVKDPYFTYAKKPNPELEEVFYELISVAKNKDIDLLLVTDPDSDRIGVAVSHKGEFRLLNGNETALIIFNYLLENNFYNQNSSLVYSFVSSPLLAKIASSKKLNVIEVPTGFKWMGDVINKEKLNSVFAFEESYGSLIEPSLARDKDAIQSVVAISFIASELKNQNLSLVDYLDKIYKKYGYIQSQTISYEFGDVKKIDSIREEFSKLTFCEQIQDIKDYKHESIPSDMIKITLIDKSTISYRPSGTEPKIKFYIYTYADDESEAKKKLESITKSLDKFIFKFK
- a CDS encoding transcription antitermination factor NusB, coding for MSETTKNKNQQKSMRQSRIEIIQILYKFIVLEHEIDPAIAFEEFDFLNRSQLEKLDKIANNYEFIKKLIKINLSADWSFERLNPIIKAILINATYELFVLDKAIVINEALEIGKMFFDIEDFQTKKNLKFINACLQSVFNALVILEKRNRKLENPNEDK
- a CDS encoding aminotransferase class V-fold PLP-dependent enzyme, producing MNDIEKLKKEIREEFPILNNIVYFDNAAQSLKPVSAIEAIKTYYTYESVSVRTGDTPLGNKINQIYKQTKKKIAQLINSDPEQIIYTSGTTDSLNTFALMFSQIIKPNKKILISAYNHSSNMLPWIELAKSRNIQFEITEEILDKIDDNVQLICLSQSTNNFDVKYNIEEIYTKAQKFGAIVLNDAAQSITHEKVDQNYADVIAFSTNKLLGPSGLGILAIKKDLLKKIRPTRFGGGSVHEIAPDGTWIPKETIQAFEPGTPNIAAIYMFNKSLDLFLRIGYDNIQKILLELSNYLYEKLSKLENVEIYSKKGSIITLFNIKNINAQDVATYLGTKNIYVNAGIFCAPFVRNIKSERSYVRVSLAIYNNFSDIDKLVNEIENGGDFYGF
- a CDS encoding iron-sulfur cluster scaffold-like protein, with the protein product MDFNQNQAREIIMNNYVNNPKDNLSTNHKRVYSTSCADLLEIDLDFTDKINKISTASNGCAIFVASTNILKKKLINKEIQQAKKLIERFIKFVHQEIELNDEEIQELGDLWAFYNVKTHLNRIDCATLTAKYILDELK
- a CDS encoding damage-repair DNA polymerase IV, translating into MNSSKFIFHIDFDSYFVSALRSIFPELKDKPVVIATKSSKAIISSASYELRTLGIKAGDSVATALKKEPRTIIVEPRYELFSALSNEIFRHLYNNYTKKIDVGSIDEVYLDMSKIVNNKINAINLAKSIQKEILNKFKIPISVGISHTRFYAKMTTNLVKPFGVGFTGKNDIVKNFYSLDISKIFGIGKKSETKLKLLNINKLEDLANLDEQDPIVKSVIGQNGFKLISSIKGHELSEIEDFKSEIKGIGLERYIAETTDDKAFLEDKLNYFAWKISSKMQNRNLVTNNIVVGLRFENKTWFNKSIKLPNYTNEYKEILKHGKILLNVVFDEDKIVYGIRLRANDLLPSFNVSVKRNLFETDEESMEKSEVEKLVEDINFQLKGKFLLTGSELMENKKKKRHQLEFIGEDIEE
- a CDS encoding nicotinate-nucleotide adenylyltransferase, with the protein product MRIGIYGGSFDPIHKGHIKIAEIAIKELNLDKLFFVPAYISPFKTNKNIVSAEHRINMINLVKPEKTEICDFEIKRNNPSYTIDTVKYLKNKYKEDNLFLIIGSDNINLLHKWKDIDEIASLVKIAVFRRTKNINKTNIKKYDCLLLQNSIYEYSSTEFKKGYLDTVDNKVINYIGENKLYSKELVHNMLSAKRAKHCVATAEFATSLAKSVGYDAKKAYFAGLFHDIAKEWEPNKSLEFIRSILGEEVNVPKHELHQISGSLWVKYIYKINDEDITHAIRVHTTMNENGVSKLNTLDKIIYIADKICMGRKFPGIQKLREIVHEDLNKGFALVVKKTYMFEKEKGTKFSDWQEKIYLDYIKEVENYEA